The genomic window TGTATAATCTTCCTTTTTCCAATCAATGTAATAATCTGATTCTTTATACTCTACAGATAAAGGACTTATTTTCATATCTGGATTTACTTCTATCTGTTTTGCACTTTCACTATTTACATTATTTTTATTTGAACATCCTGACAAAACAAGTGATGTCCCTAAAATCGCTGCTATCATTCTCCAATAAATTTTTCTATACGCCATAATCCTTCACCTTCCCTTCCGTTATATCTATAGTTTAATAGGACTAAGTGAGGTCTTATTGTTTTAAACTTAAAGGTTTGGTGATTAATATGTGATGGTTATGTGAAGATTTATTACACTAAAAAAAGCTCCTCCTTAATAGAAGAGCTTAAATATATCCTATTTTTTATATTTCTCTTAAAAGTATAGTACGTAGCTATATAATTTAACATTATATTCTACTGTACTTAATAAAATATTTATTTTAATTCAATTATTTACAATTGCATTATTAATCTTTTTATGAGGATATACTATTTTTAGAAGTTAATTAGTCATTGATTTTGATATAGCTACTATATCAAAAATATCAATTATGCCGTCATTATTTAAATCATAAATATCCTCATATCCATCTTGCCCCTTTTGTAAGTTATATTTACTTGCTGCAGTAGCTAAATCTAAAATAGTTGTAGTAGGCTTTTTTTCCCCAACATAAATTTTTCTTGAAATAGCCTTTTCATCTTTATGATTAATTTTTAATGTAAGTTCTTCTGGCATATTCTTATTAATAAATTGTGGTGAAAACTGTAATAAAACATAAGGTTTATCATGATCAACATAAGTTCCCATAGACATATCTTCATCAAAGTTATCATCTAAATTTAGAACAGTACCATTTTTTCTTGTTAAAGTTACAGATATATCCTTCCAATCATCTACAACAGGTACATATACTTCATCTTTATCATTTATAAATTCATAATAAAAAATATAGTCTTCACTACTTGAAGGTTTTAAAATCACATTATCTTCATTTGTCCATCTGATTTCTTTAAAAATATCTTTATTACTGATATCATTACGGGTAACATTCCATGTAGTATAAGAGCCATCATTTATATTTTTTACTAATTTATAATGAGATTGTTGATAGTTTGGTTTTATTACAAAATCACCTGTAGCATTTGCCTTCGCTCTTATATAAGTAGCATTTTCTTTAACAGGTATAACTTCTAGTCTAAATTTATTTAATATTGTAGTTCCCTCTACATCTCCACCAACTTCTAAAATTTTACCATTATCTAAATATATACTTCCAGCATCAATACTACTATTAGTCTCCCCTATGAAATTCCCATTTATTTTAGCATTTCCATTAATTTTCCTTAAATCTAATAATGAGTTACTTTTTAGAGTAATATTTTCTACTTCAAACTTACTATCTTTCTTTAGTTCTACTATTTCTCCACTTTCTATAGTTAAGTTTCTTATCCCATTAAGAGTTGCATTTGTCATGCCTCCTCCACCTTTTATATTAACATCTACATTAGCATCGTGTTTTTCTGTATTAATTGTATTTACTCTTGTTTTATTACCTAAATTAATTACAACATCACTCTTAGATGGAACCATTATTCCTCCTGAATGAATTGTTTTATCTAAAACTCTTCCTTTAACGTTAAGTTCTACAGGATAATTTCTTTGTACCCAATAATCTCCTGCATATATTCCAGCAAATTCTGTTCCGCTATTAAGGTTTTTCACCTCAAGAACTGCCTTAGGACCTGTTTGCCCACCTTCTATAAATGTTCCTCCACTAATATACGGACGATACTCCCTTTGATATGAAATAACATTAATACAGGTATTTATATTATCTAGTGTTAATTTATATCCTGCTAGGTAAATTGTTCTACCACTTCTAAATTGTGTCCCTTCATCTACAGGTGTTTGTGGTAAACCACTATCTGGTACACCTGGCATCAATTCATTAGATGCCCAAAACTGCATGTTAAGGTTTGCAAAGGTAACATTTGCGCCCAATTGAATTGGTGCCCTTACAAGAAATTCATTGTTTCCCTCTGCCCCTACAATGGTTACTTCTTTATCTATTATAAGTGGTCGATTTAATAATGAAGGTGTTTCCTCATATTTCCAATACCTGAACTTTCCAGTAATCTTAATAGTTCCACCTTGTTTTACATTATCAAGTGCAGTTTTAATATTTTGATACGGATTACTTAACGTTCCATCGCCTTGAAAAGTAGGCCCCTGTCCACCTGTAAGGTATACTACATCTTTTAATTGGTTATCTTGCTTAGTATCTACATTTTTTACTTCTTTATTATCAAAAGAGTAACTAACTATAGATGGATTTAATATTAATATTATTCCTAAAAAAAGTGCTATATATGATTTTTTTATTTTTCTCATGATTTATCCCCCTATTAATAAAATTAATTTAAATCATTTATTAAATATAATTATACTTTTTATTAAAAATTAAATCAAATTTTTATTTCATTTAATTTTTTGTATAAATATATCGATAAAAATTAATTATTATGAAAAATCAATTTAAGAACTAGCGCCAAATAAAAAAATATTAAACAATCAACTTACTAACAAATTTTCATCATCTATTCTTAATATAATTACATATATTAGTATTAAATCAAATAATTTATGAGTTAAAACCCAGCATTTCAATATTTCTTAACATAAAATAATATTAAAGAATTAATTCTAACCTAGAATGGCAACTCTATACTATTTTCATAAACATAACTAATTATATCAATAATATATTCATCATATCTTTCATCTAACTTATTAGTTCCCAATTTTCCTCTGAATACTTCTTCTACGAGTATTTCCATGCCACCCTCAGCATATTTCTCTAGTTTTTTGATACATTCCTTTTGATATTCACTTTTCTCAAAAGAATCAATCTGCTTTCCTAAATCTTCATCATTTAAAATAATAGAGTATAAGCTTGCTTTATTATCTCTTTTTAGATAACTACCTCTAAACTCTCTTCCTCTTGATTCTCTTTCTAAAGCTCTATTGTTTTTAAAGCCTACTACAGCACATAAAGTAAATAACTGATCATAACTTATATCATATCTCTCTTTTAAGAATATATATATTTCCTCATATTTTTTACTTGTATATATTAAACCTTGGTCTCTTAAAAAATCCATTCTTATTTACCCCCTTGTAGCCATTTTACTATCTAAACTTACTTCTTCAATTTTTGAATATCCATCAGAAATCTGATTCAACTTATACCATTTACCTAGCTTTCCAACTTCTTTAATTTTAAACTCTTCGCTTATAGTTAACTCAGTGTCAGTCAACAATAATATCCATTGATTGGCTAATGAAGGTATGTTTTCTATTAAGTTATCTCTATTATTACCACTTACTCTACCAAAAGGTGTATCCATAAATAGTGAGAAGTCTATTGAGGACTCATCCCCACCTGCAACTTTTGCTAATGCAGTTATAAATGCTAAAGCTACTATTTGTCTTTGCCCTTGTGATATATCTTGTGTAATTATAGTTTCTAATCTATTTATAACTTGTATTTCATACTTATGATTAATATTTATTTTACTAATAAGCGCCTTATCCTTTTTGTCTATCAGCTTCTTAAATATCTCTGTAGTTTCTTCCATAAGATTTTTTCTCATGGTTTCACTATACCCATCTAAAATATTTTGTAGATCTTCATTTAATTTTTTCATATATTCTAATTTTTTAGAATCAAATTTAACTGCTTCATTTTCGCTTATTAGCCTATCATATTTTCTTTTTTCATTATTAAGAACATCTATTGAAGAATCTTTTCTTCCTTCTAAATTACCAATATCCTTTTTTAGATTTTCTTTATTTTCTTCACATCTTTTTTTAGTTTTTTCTAGTTCTTCAAGATTAGCTGTTCCTTTACTTTTTCCTTTTGATTCTTCATTTAACTCGTTTATTTCTTCTTGAATCTCTTCTACTTCATCTTTAATTTCTCTAATCTTAGATAGCCTTACTTTTATACTATCTAACTCTTTATGTTTCTCTTGTAAAAATTCATTAATAGTATTAGTTATTTCAGAAATCAAAGGAGTTAATTCAGATCTTTTAAAGTTCTTTTTAAGCTTAACTATTTCATTATAAGCTTCAATATTTTTTGATAGATCAACCTTACAGCAGCTACAAATCTCATCATTTAAAGATTTTTGTATTATTTCTAAAGGAATTAAATCTTTTTGCTTAATCGCAACTTGTCCTAAGTAATCCTTAGCCATCTCATATATAGGCTCCATTAAAAGCATATGACATTTATAAAAACTTTTTTCTTTTATAGCTTGCTTTTCAGAAGTTAAAAGATCCTCTTTGGTTGCTTTATTAATCTTCTTTTCTTTGATCTTATCTTGAATAAGTCTAATTGACTCATTTTCTCTTAATTTCTTGTCTATTGATTCTATTTCTTCTTGACATGCTAATTCTTCACTTTTCTTTGTATCTATTATTTCTTCAATGTTCTTTATTTCTTCCTCTATACTTTTTATATTTTCTTCACATTTAGTAACTTCGCTATTATTAACTCTACTACTAATATTACGTCTCTCCTCTTTTACTAAATCCCAGGTTATATCTATAGCCTTTTGTAACTTATCTATGTTTAACAGATTTTTTATTCCGTTTTCCACTTCTAACTTAGATTCTTTATTTGTTTTTGCTAATGTTTCAATTCTTTCAGCGTCAAAAAGAAAGAAATCTTTAATTTTTGAATCAAAAACCTTTCCTATTAGCTTATTTTTTTCATCATCAGTAAGATCGTTTTTGTTATCATAATTTCCATTTTCATCTTTTATGCTTAATTCTATTCCGTTTATTTTTTCAGTTATCTTATTATCTGCTTTATATCCAACTACTTTTCTCTTTATAATGTATTCCTTTTGTTTATGAGTAAAATTTACTGTCACACATGCCTCAACAGGATAACCGTTACTTTCTTCCAATGCATTAAAATTTACAAGATGTATCTCATCATTCTTATTATCTTGGTTTATATGCTTTTCCCCAAATATTCCAAATATCAAAGCTCTAAATAAACCTGTTTTACCTTTTCCATTCTCTCCAAATATAATTGTTACATTTTTATCCCCTTTAGCAAATTCAATTTTTTGTTCTCCATAATACTGCCTAAAATTATTCACTATAATACTATTTAATTGCATTTATCTTATCTCCTCTTTTACAATTTCCGTTATCTCATCTCTAATGAACTCTTTTATTTGATTTTCTGTCTTTCCTTTTTCAATATCAGCTAATACCTCATTAGCTAAAAATGCAATATTAGGATCTAATGAATTAATCTTTTCCTTTAAGTCCATATTTATATCTAGCTTTGTTTTTTCTCTACTCATTTTCAAACTCCTCCTTTAGCTCTCTATATACTTCCCATGGCAACTTATCCATTAAATGTTCTAAATCTACTATTTCTAAATATTTTCTCATTATCATTCTACTATTATGTTGATTAATAGCATATTTTGAAAACTCAGCAAATCTTGGCATTTCTTTTTTTGCAATTGTTATATATGTTTTTTCCTCTGCTTGACTAGGAATAACTATAAAGTCATAAATGACCGCTAGATTTTTCCCCTTTGATTTTCTAAGTATTCTACCTCTTCTTTGAACAAATTCACGTGGATTAGATGTTGATGCTAAAAAGAAAGCCTTTCTTGTTGCTGGTATATCAACCCCCTCATCTAAGCATTTGATAGCAACTAGTACTTGTATATCCCCTTCATTAAACCTTTTTAGTATCTTACCCCTTTCACTATTATCAACTCTCGAATCAAACCTATATATT from Clostridium septicum includes these protein-coding regions:
- a CDS encoding AAA family ATPase; the protein is MQLNSIIVNNFRQYYGEQKIEFAKGDKNVTIIFGENGKGKTGLFRALIFGIFGEKHINQDNKNDEIHLVNFNALEESNGYPVEACVTVNFTHKQKEYIIKRKVVGYKADNKITEKINGIELSIKDENGNYDNKNDLTDDEKNKLIGKVFDSKIKDFFLFDAERIETLAKTNKESKLEVENGIKNLLNIDKLQKAIDITWDLVKEERRNISSRVNNSEVTKCEENIKSIEEEIKNIEEIIDTKKSEELACQEEIESIDKKLRENESIRLIQDKIKEKKINKATKEDLLTSEKQAIKEKSFYKCHMLLMEPIYEMAKDYLGQVAIKQKDLIPLEIIQKSLNDEICSCCKVDLSKNIEAYNEIVKLKKNFKRSELTPLISEITNTINEFLQEKHKELDSIKVRLSKIREIKDEVEEIQEEINELNEESKGKSKGTANLEELEKTKKRCEENKENLKKDIGNLEGRKDSSIDVLNNEKRKYDRLISENEAVKFDSKKLEYMKKLNEDLQNILDGYSETMRKNLMEETTEIFKKLIDKKDKALISKININHKYEIQVINRLETIITQDISQGQRQIVALAFITALAKVAGGDESSIDFSLFMDTPFGRVSGNNRDNLIENIPSLANQWILLLTDTELTISEEFKIKEVGKLGKWYKLNQISDGYSKIEEVSLDSKMATRG
- a CDS encoding CxC ATPase DNA modification system associated small protein; translation: MSREKTKLDINMDLKEKINSLDPNIAFLANEVLADIEKGKTENQIKEFIRDEITEIVKEEIR